One Chitinophagales bacterium genomic window carries:
- a CDS encoding SGNH/GDSL hydrolase family protein — MLPILFLQAQTKSMAKKNPYTMLCLGDSYTVGEGLNEQDRFPNQAVSLLKKSRIYFGKPEVIATTGWTAGELLEGIKEKQADSLFDFVTLLIGVNNQYRGEKMEPYSKQFKELLSLAIQFTDSIKNHVIVLSIPDWGATPFAEGRDRQQIAKEIDLFNAINKEECKNQGIHYINITPLTRDHANWVTEDGLHPNAEMYRVWAEMLTNVIEQELNQ; from the coding sequence ATGCTTCCCATCCTATTTTTACAAGCCCAAACTAAAAGTATGGCCAAAAAAAACCCTTACACCATGCTCTGTCTTGGAGATTCTTATACTGTAGGTGAGGGATTGAATGAACAGGATCGCTTCCCAAACCAGGCCGTATCATTGCTTAAAAAAAGTAGAATATATTTCGGAAAGCCTGAAGTTATTGCAACCACGGGATGGACGGCCGGTGAATTACTGGAAGGTATAAAAGAGAAACAGGCTGACTCTCTATTTGATTTTGTCACTTTGCTTATTGGGGTAAACAATCAATACAGGGGCGAAAAGATGGAACCCTATAGTAAACAGTTCAAAGAACTTCTGAGTCTTGCAATTCAGTTTACAGATAGCATAAAAAACCATGTGATAGTGCTCTCCATTCCCGATTGGGGAGCTACTCCTTTTGCAGAAGGACGGGACAGGCAACAAATTGCTAAAGAGATTGATCTTTTTAATGCTATCAATAAAGAAGAATGCAAAAATCAGGGTATTCATTATATAAATATTACACCCTTAACACGTGACCACGCCAATTGGGTAACCGAAGATGGCCTGCACCCAAATGCAGAAATGTACCGGGTGTGGGCAGAAATGCTGACTAATGTTATAGAACAAGAGCTAAATCAATAA
- a CDS encoding SDR family NAD(P)-dependent oxidoreductase, which yields MNSTIFITGASSGFGKAIAAKFAQNNYRLILTGRREELLMDYAAELNTEYGVEVFILNFDVRDKHEVSRSVNSLPDNWKNIDILVNNAGLAAGLDLIQEGSIDDWDQMIDTNVKGLLYVTRAIVSLMIKNQKGHILNVGSTAAKYVYEKGNVYCATKFAVDALSQAMRIDLLRDHIKVTAVHPGAAETEFSTVRLKGDQEKAKAVYKGYQPLHAEDIADAVYYCATCPPHVCISEMVITPTAQANPFYIDRK from the coding sequence ATGAATTCCACCATTTTTATCACTGGTGCCTCTTCAGGATTTGGGAAAGCCATTGCCGCAAAGTTTGCTCAAAATAACTACCGGCTTATCTTAACGGGCCGGAGGGAAGAGTTGCTGATGGATTATGCAGCTGAATTGAATACTGAATACGGAGTAGAAGTATTTATTCTGAATTTCGACGTCCGCGATAAGCATGAAGTTTCCAGATCAGTCAATTCTTTGCCTGACAATTGGAAAAATATAGATATCCTGGTTAATAATGCGGGCCTTGCTGCAGGATTAGATTTAATCCAGGAGGGATCTATTGATGATTGGGATCAAATGATTGATACCAATGTAAAAGGTCTTCTATACGTTACCAGAGCAATTGTTTCATTAATGATTAAAAATCAGAAAGGTCATATCCTGAACGTTGGTTCTACTGCGGCAAAATATGTTTACGAGAAAGGAAATGTGTATTGCGCGACTAAGTTTGCTGTGGATGCTCTTTCGCAGGCTATGCGAATAGATTTATTGCGCGACCATATTAAGGTAACAGCTGTTCACCCCGGCGCTGCAGAAACAGAATTCTCTACCGTTCGATTGAAGGGTGACCAGGAAAAAGCAAAAGCTGTATATAAAGGATATCAGCCATTACATGCAGAGGATATAGCCGACGCCGTCTACTATTGTGCCACATGCCCTCCTCATGTATGTATCAGCGAGATGGTAATAACTCCAACCGCACAAGCAAATCCCTTTTATATCGACCGGAAATAA
- a CDS encoding aminotransferase class V-fold PLP-dependent enzyme, translating to MATPSYSPYTQHWQLDSSVTFLNHGSFGACPLAVLQKQAEYRRQMEQEPVRFMVRELEPLIWKSKEALANFIGAKAADLAFVPNATTGVNTVLNALHFSEGDELLTTNHGYGACVNALQWFADKAKAKMIKAEVPFPVSSEEEIIDAILSKVTSKTRLLMIDHITSATGIIFPVQRIVSLLKEKGIDCLIDGAHAPGHLNLNIKDIGAAYYTGNCHKWICSPKGAAFLYVDKEKKHLIHPMVVSHLYDQPIEKERLWSSHFFWPGTNDYSAYLCVKDAIEYLDTLFPGGWQELKNYNRNLCLNARAIIAEKIQTELPAPENMIANLSTLYIGKTNPSSYGFNYLHPLQEDLWNKYKIEVPVFVWSRKDPRLWVRISAQCYNSVEQYKYLGEALASLLESSFAEYV from the coding sequence ATGGCGACACCCTCTTACTCTCCTTATACTCAGCATTGGCAGCTCGATTCCTCTGTTACCTTCCTGAACCACGGCTCATTCGGGGCTTGCCCGCTTGCTGTTTTACAAAAGCAAGCTGAATACCGCCGGCAAATGGAACAGGAACCGGTAAGATTTATGGTTCGGGAACTGGAACCGTTAATCTGGAAATCAAAAGAAGCCCTTGCAAATTTTATTGGAGCAAAAGCCGCCGACCTGGCATTTGTTCCAAATGCTACCACTGGTGTAAACACTGTATTAAATGCATTACACTTCAGCGAAGGAGATGAATTGTTAACTACTAACCACGGCTACGGTGCATGCGTAAATGCGCTTCAATGGTTTGCCGATAAGGCAAAGGCAAAAATGATTAAAGCAGAAGTACCGTTCCCTGTTTCGTCGGAGGAAGAGATAATTGATGCTATCCTGTCAAAGGTTACTTCTAAGACCAGGCTTTTAATGATAGACCACATCACCTCTGCGACAGGGATCATATTCCCGGTTCAAAGAATAGTTTCACTCCTTAAGGAAAAAGGGATTGATTGTTTAATAGATGGCGCACATGCCCCCGGACATCTTAATCTAAACATTAAAGATATCGGTGCAGCGTACTATACAGGCAACTGCCATAAATGGATCTGTTCGCCGAAAGGAGCAGCCTTTTTATATGTTGATAAAGAAAAAAAGCATTTGATACATCCTATGGTGGTGAGTCATCTGTATGATCAACCGATAGAAAAAGAAAGATTATGGTCCTCACACTTTTTCTGGCCAGGCACTAATGATTATTCAGCTTATTTGTGTGTAAAAGATGCAATAGAATATCTGGATACTTTGTTCCCCGGAGGATGGCAGGAATTAAAAAACTACAATCGCAACTTATGTTTAAATGCCAGGGCCATTATTGCGGAAAAAATCCAAACGGAACTTCCCGCCCCGGAAAATATGATTGCAAATCTCTCCACTCTTTATATTGGAAAAACTAATCCCTCTTCTTATGGATTCAATTACCTGCACCCGTTGCAGGAGGATCTGTGGAATAAATACAAAATCGAAGTGCCGGTTTTTGTATGGAGCAGGAAAGATCCGCGTCTATGGGTACGAATTTCAGCACAATGCTATAATTCTGTAGAGCAATATAAATACCTTGGTGAAGCCTTAGCTTCTTTATTAGAATCCAGCTTCGCAGAATATGTTTAA
- a CDS encoding aminotransferase class V-fold PLP-dependent enzyme gives MASRRQFLKKSGLAALGSLHIPSFSSRITITDIEAALHTKSRLAPDQIAADEDFWSLIREAYSVSPSLINLNNGGVSPQTQHTQEMEYKYIQMSNEAPSYYMWRVLDQGREPLRQKLALLAGCEAREIAIDRNATEALETIIFGLEMKAGDEVILTRQDYPNMIHAWNQRTQRDGIKLVWLNLDLPNESDGYFEEQFQNAVTDRTRIVHITHMINWMGQIQPVKKIADAVRKKNPNIEVISDSAHTFGQIDFKIPDLGCDYLGTSLHKWLCAPFGTGMLWVKKEKIPSLWPLFGADDPRSPDIKKFEVLGTRSIPAEQAIGYAIDFHNAIGTARKEARLHYLKTYWTKEIRETPKVRLHTSLKPKYGCAICGVSIDGIEVTDLDSFFYTKYKIHTVGINWENIHCVRVTPHVYTSLKDLDKLVIAIKDAAMNGVK, from the coding sequence ATGGCCTCCCGACGTCAATTTTTGAAAAAATCCGGTCTTGCTGCATTGGGTTCCTTGCACATTCCTTCATTTTCATCCCGGATTACAATAACGGATATAGAGGCGGCATTGCATACGAAATCACGTCTGGCACCGGACCAAATTGCAGCCGATGAAGATTTCTGGTCGCTGATCCGCGAGGCTTATTCCGTCTCTCCCTCGCTCATCAATCTCAATAACGGGGGCGTAAGTCCGCAAACGCAACATACGCAGGAGATGGAATATAAATATATTCAGATGAGCAATGAGGCGCCAAGCTATTATATGTGGCGCGTTCTCGATCAGGGCCGTGAGCCATTGCGGCAGAAGCTTGCATTGCTTGCAGGATGTGAGGCGAGGGAAATAGCAATTGACCGCAATGCTACGGAAGCGCTAGAAACTATAATCTTTGGTTTGGAGATGAAAGCCGGAGATGAGGTTATTCTCACCAGGCAGGATTATCCGAATATGATTCATGCCTGGAACCAGCGTACTCAGCGTGATGGAATAAAACTGGTATGGCTTAACCTTGATTTACCAAATGAAAGCGATGGGTATTTTGAAGAACAGTTTCAAAACGCTGTAACCGATCGAACACGGATTGTTCATATAACGCATATGATTAACTGGATGGGGCAAATTCAACCAGTGAAAAAAATTGCGGATGCTGTAAGAAAAAAGAATCCAAACATCGAAGTGATTAGTGATTCTGCCCATACTTTTGGACAGATTGATTTTAAAATTCCGGATCTGGGATGTGATTATTTAGGTACCAGTTTACACAAATGGCTTTGCGCACCTTTTGGTACCGGGATGCTCTGGGTAAAAAAGGAAAAAATTCCTTCCCTCTGGCCATTATTCGGTGCTGATGACCCACGAAGTCCGGATATTAAAAAGTTTGAAGTGCTGGGCACCCGATCCATACCGGCAGAACAGGCTATAGGATATGCGATTGATTTTCATAATGCCATTGGAACTGCAAGAAAAGAGGCACGGCTTCATTACCTCAAAACTTACTGGACAAAGGAGATTAGGGAAACACCTAAAGTGAGGCTGCATACTTCTCTTAAGCCAAAATATGGCTGTGCTATCTGTGGTGTTTCTATAGACGGCATTGAAGTAACTGACCTTGATAGCTTTTTTTATACTAAATACAAGATACATACCGTAGGCATTAACTGGGAAAACATACATTGTGTAAGGGTTACGCCGCATGTATACACCTCGTTAAAAGATTTGGATAAACTAGTAATTGCTATTAAAGATGCCGCAATGAATGGAGTCAAGTGA
- a CDS encoding antibiotic biosynthesis monooxygenase, with amino-acid sequence MNNKNKMALWVLLEAKPGKESAVEEFLNSGLSLVEDEPNTLTWFALRIGPSTYGIFDTFPNSEGRDEHLNGKVAAALMQKASELFSKPPSIQKVDVLAVKLP; translated from the coding sequence ATGAATAATAAAAACAAAATGGCATTATGGGTATTGCTGGAAGCAAAGCCAGGCAAGGAATCTGCAGTGGAAGAGTTTCTGAACAGCGGTTTATCTTTAGTAGAAGATGAGCCCAATACACTCACCTGGTTTGCACTTAGGATAGGACCTTCCACCTATGGCATTTTTGATACGTTTCCTAATAGTGAAGGCCGGGACGAACACCTTAATGGAAAAGTTGCCGCTGCACTGATGCAAAAAGCGTCGGAGCTCTTTTCTAAGCCTCCTTCCATTCAGAAGGTAGATGTTTTGGCAGTGAAGCTTCCGTAA
- a CDS encoding response regulator transcription factor, which translates to MLYYLKFLNTLLGIYLNFCTVYEDDENIFKALSNGASGYILKPTPPVQLIEAIYELHRGRSPMSSGIARKSGCFTSYQRNRCRLGDINRPLKTDTGTARSGFFL; encoded by the coding sequence TTGTTATACTATTTAAAATTTTTAAATACATTATTAGGAATTTATTTAAATTTCTGCACCGTTTATGAAGATGATGAGAATATTTTTAAAGCATTATCAAATGGCGCTTCGGGGTATATTCTAAAACCTACACCACCCGTACAACTGATAGAAGCCATTTATGAGCTGCATCGCGGCCGCTCACCAATGAGCAGCGGCATTGCACGCAAGAGTGGTTGCTTCACTTCATACCAAAGAAACAGATGCCGCCTGGGAGATATTAACAGGCCGTTAAAAACAGATACTGGAACGGCTCGATCAGGGTTTTTTCTATAA
- a CDS encoding RtcB family protein: MSKSKLNGKKLRALGYPQGPVISVAINVMEKHYKHLPKGEVITTLKNVLAEPAVFIKDPVLGNIAKMLLPKEKTRLDEIALLNNGVHFNVFGAEFIEEGALHQMHAASRLPVAIAGALMPDAHFGYGLPIGGVLATEGAVIPYGVGVDIGCRMCLSIFDIKPEELATRHDQFIKILLGATRFGSGSEFDTPADHEVLEQKAFEEIPFLKGLQQKAWKQLGTSGGGNHFVEFGIAEIGAQDEILNVPAGSYVALLSHSGSRGLGANIAGHFTKLAMQKRKLPQEAINLSWLSMEEAEGAEYWIAMNLAGDYASACHHIIHDKVAEQLNRQPVRMVENHHNFAWKEDYEGREVIVHRKGATPAGKNVLGIIPGSMTAPGFIIKGKGDAASISSASHGAGRRMSRTAALRNLSHKDLKQELEKNNVKLLGGGLDEAPFAYKDIEVVMRSQKQLVDVIGKFIPKIVKMDGGAPKHWQKKKGSLIEGE; this comes from the coding sequence GTGAGCAAATCAAAATTAAATGGTAAAAAACTGAGGGCATTGGGCTATCCGCAAGGACCGGTAATAAGCGTAGCGATCAATGTAATGGAAAAACATTACAAACATCTTCCAAAAGGCGAAGTGATAACAACACTGAAAAATGTGCTGGCAGAACCTGCTGTTTTTATAAAAGATCCGGTGCTGGGTAACATTGCAAAAATGCTTTTGCCAAAAGAAAAAACAAGACTTGATGAGATAGCCCTATTGAATAATGGTGTTCATTTTAATGTGTTTGGTGCTGAATTTATTGAAGAAGGTGCATTACACCAAATGCATGCTGCCTCAAGGCTCCCGGTTGCCATTGCCGGCGCGCTAATGCCTGATGCGCATTTCGGTTATGGCCTCCCGATAGGCGGAGTACTTGCAACAGAAGGAGCTGTGATTCCCTATGGTGTAGGAGTTGATATTGGCTGCCGGATGTGCCTGAGCATTTTTGATATAAAGCCGGAAGAACTTGCTACCAGGCATGATCAATTTATAAAAATATTGCTTGGTGCAACCAGATTTGGTAGTGGTTCCGAGTTTGATACCCCTGCAGATCATGAGGTGCTGGAACAGAAAGCATTTGAAGAGATCCCATTTTTGAAAGGGCTTCAGCAGAAAGCATGGAAGCAACTAGGTACCAGCGGCGGCGGTAACCATTTTGTTGAATTTGGTATTGCAGAGATTGGCGCGCAGGATGAAATTTTAAACGTGCCTGCAGGCAGCTATGTGGCACTGCTAAGTCATTCCGGCTCCCGTGGGCTCGGTGCTAATATTGCAGGCCATTTTACAAAGCTTGCAATGCAAAAAAGAAAACTTCCGCAGGAAGCCATTAACCTTTCCTGGCTTTCTATGGAAGAAGCTGAAGGAGCAGAATACTGGATAGCAATGAACCTTGCAGGTGATTATGCAAGCGCCTGTCACCACATCATACATGATAAAGTCGCTGAGCAATTGAACAGGCAACCTGTAAGGATGGTAGAGAACCATCACAATTTTGCCTGGAAAGAAGATTATGAGGGCAGGGAAGTGATTGTGCACCGTAAAGGTGCTACTCCTGCCGGGAAAAATGTTTTGGGCATTATTCCAGGAAGCATGACTGCGCCCGGTTTTATTATAAAAGGAAAAGGTGATGCAGCATCCATCAGTTCTGCATCCCATGGCGCAGGCAGAAGAATGAGCAGAACAGCAGCACTCCGTAATCTGTCGCATAAAGATCTGAAACAGGAGCTGGAAAAAAACAATGTAAAGCTGCTTGGTGGGGGACTGGATGAGGCACCCTTTGCTTATAAGGATATTGAAGTAGTGATGCGCTCACAAAAACAGCTGGTGGATGTGATAGGGAAATTCATCCCTAAAATTGTAAAAATGGATGGGGGCGCTCCTAAACACTGGCAAAAGAAAAAAGGCAGCTTGATAGAAGGAGAATGA
- a CDS encoding efflux RND transporter permease subunit, with protein MKHTPKEFKPTSWAINNKTSIFIFTVIVMILGIATYNSLPKEQFPDIVIPTIFVSTYYPGTSPTDMENLVTRHIEKEIKSISGIKKITSNSVQDFATIVVEFNTGVVVADAKQKVKDAVDKSKRNLPTDLSTYGDPQVIDINFSEFPMENINLSGDIELSKLKKYSDDLKDRIEELPAVTRVDIVGAPEREIQVDLDMYKMEIAQVTTRDVEDAIAYENVIVSGGQIPMSGMKRSLKVDGEFTDMDQIRNLIIQTGSGDPIYLRDIATVTDGYKEKESYARLDEKNVITLNVIKRSGQNLIQTSDKVRDIVKDMQETQFPQQLKISVTGDQSTQTRNTLTDLLNSIIIGFVLVTLILMFFMGPTNAIFVGLSVPLSIFLAFLVMPTIGFNLNMIVLFSLLFALGIVVDDAIVVIENTWRILNQTKLPVSLAAKYAAGEVFAPVLAGTLTTLSPFVPLAFWPGIVGKFMFYLPITLILTLLASLVVAYIINPVFAVTFMKIKEEPGHENGVRKKSNRTLYITSGAFVFLAIIFYLFKSPGLGNFTLFLLALVYLNKYVLTGLIARFQQGFIPRMQHGYARVITWALGMIHFKIFGRRYRIMRPWMMLLGTVLLFIFSFVMIGLRQPPIEFFPTSDPNFIYVYAKLPVGTDVRVTDSVTKTLEKKVFDIVGKNNPIVDAVIGNVAIGADDNQFGGGNPAPNKGKVTVAFKEYKYRNGQSTRDYMDKIRSSVKNLPGVEISVDQEQGGPPTGKPINIEITGDDYNQLIATSIGLRHYLDSVQIPGVEALKSDAEVSNPEIAISLDRERMRRENISTGQVGSEIRTAVYGNEASKYRELEDEYPIMVRYDPSQRKDLDALSNLKITFRNQNNGQIRQIPLSSIASISYNNSLGAVTRKNLKRVITLSSNVLNGYTPTEVNQNIGNAVKDFKIPEGLMISQTGQQEEQDESQNFLMTAMMISLCLIFLILVTQFNSFSKPLIILSEILFSIIGVLLGFAIFKMKISIVMTGIGIVGLAGIAVRNGILLVEFADELKARGLKTRDAIIQAGKTRMTPVILTASATMLALVPLAVGFNIDFVSLFTHLQPHIYFGGDNVAFWGPLSWTIIFGLSFATFLTLILVPCMYLIAYSLKVKLSRWRGRTFGIRPAKKVEEPENVEILI; from the coding sequence ATGAAACACACTCCTAAGGAATTTAAACCTACCAGCTGGGCAATAAATAACAAGACCAGTATTTTCATTTTCACTGTGATTGTGATGATACTTGGTATTGCAACTTATAATTCCTTACCCAAAGAACAGTTTCCTGATATAGTAATTCCAACCATATTCGTATCAACCTATTACCCCGGCACATCTCCTACAGATATGGAGAATTTGGTTACGCGGCATATTGAAAAAGAAATTAAGTCCATCTCAGGCATCAAAAAAATAACCAGTAATTCCGTTCAGGATTTCGCGACAATTGTTGTTGAATTTAATACAGGCGTAGTGGTGGCAGATGCCAAGCAAAAGGTGAAGGATGCCGTCGATAAATCAAAGAGAAATTTACCTACCGATCTGTCCACATACGGAGATCCGCAGGTTATTGACATTAATTTCTCCGAATTTCCAATGGAAAATATAAATCTGAGTGGTGATATTGAATTATCCAAGCTGAAAAAATATTCGGATGATCTTAAAGACCGTATTGAAGAATTACCTGCAGTTACCCGTGTAGATATAGTGGGGGCCCCTGAGCGTGAAATACAGGTAGACCTCGATATGTACAAAATGGAAATAGCCCAAGTGACTACCCGGGATGTGGAAGATGCTATTGCTTATGAAAATGTGATAGTCTCTGGCGGTCAAATACCCATGTCCGGTATGAAGAGAAGTCTGAAAGTAGATGGGGAATTCACTGACATGGATCAGATCCGGAATCTTATTATTCAAACAGGTTCAGGTGATCCGATATATCTAAGAGATATTGCAACCGTAACCGATGGCTATAAGGAAAAAGAATCGTATGCACGACTCGACGAAAAAAATGTAATAACGCTGAACGTAATCAAACGATCGGGTCAGAATCTCATTCAGACCTCCGATAAAGTTCGTGATATTGTTAAGGACATGCAGGAAACACAATTTCCACAGCAGCTAAAAATTTCTGTTACCGGAGATCAGTCGACACAAACCCGGAATACACTTACGGACCTTCTGAATTCAATTATTATTGGGTTTGTGCTTGTTACCCTGATCCTGATGTTTTTCATGGGACCTACCAATGCAATATTTGTCGGCTTGTCTGTGCCTCTTTCTATATTTCTCGCTTTTCTTGTAATGCCAACAATCGGGTTTAATCTGAATATGATTGTGCTATTTTCCCTTTTATTCGCCTTGGGAATAGTAGTGGACGATGCCATTGTGGTAATTGAAAATACCTGGCGTATTCTCAATCAAACGAAATTACCGGTTTCACTTGCAGCAAAGTATGCAGCTGGTGAAGTTTTCGCTCCTGTGCTTGCAGGAACTCTTACTACACTTTCTCCCTTCGTGCCGCTTGCATTCTGGCCAGGCATTGTGGGGAAATTTATGTTTTATCTTCCGATAACCCTGATTCTTACCTTGCTTGCATCTTTAGTTGTTGCCTATATCATTAATCCAGTATTCGCAGTTACTTTCATGAAAATAAAGGAAGAACCGGGTCACGAAAATGGTGTCCGTAAAAAATCAAACCGGACTTTGTATATCACCTCCGGAGCCTTTGTTTTTCTGGCCATCATTTTCTATTTATTCAAAAGTCCGGGGTTAGGAAATTTTACCCTCTTTTTGTTAGCACTTGTTTACTTGAATAAATACGTGCTTACTGGTCTAATTGCACGTTTTCAGCAAGGATTTATTCCCAGAATGCAGCATGGTTATGCGAGAGTAATTACCTGGGCACTGGGAATGATTCATTTTAAAATTTTTGGAAGAAGGTATAGAATTATGCGTCCATGGATGATGCTTTTAGGGACGGTCCTGCTCTTCATTTTTTCTTTTGTGATGATCGGATTGCGGCAACCGCCGATAGAGTTTTTCCCGACCAGCGATCCGAATTTTATTTATGTCTACGCTAAATTACCCGTGGGAACTGACGTAAGAGTAACCGATTCTGTTACCAAAACTCTCGAGAAAAAAGTATTTGATATTGTTGGTAAAAACAATCCTATTGTGGATGCTGTGATTGGTAATGTAGCCATTGGAGCTGATGACAATCAGTTTGGGGGTGGTAATCCGGCTCCTAATAAAGGAAAAGTAACCGTGGCTTTCAAGGAATATAAATACCGGAACGGCCAGTCAACTCGTGACTATATGGATAAAATCCGCTCATCAGTGAAAAATTTGCCGGGTGTAGAAATTTCTGTTGACCAGGAACAAGGCGGTCCCCCTACAGGAAAGCCTATCAATATAGAAATAACCGGTGATGACTATAACCAGTTAATTGCTACTTCTATTGGTTTACGTCATTATCTTGATTCTGTGCAAATACCAGGTGTAGAGGCATTAAAAAGTGATGCAGAAGTAAGCAATCCTGAAATCGCCATCAGCCTTGACCGCGAGCGGATGAGGCGCGAAAACATTTCTACCGGACAGGTGGGATCAGAAATCAGGACTGCAGTGTACGGAAATGAAGCATCCAAGTATCGTGAATTAGAGGACGAATATCCCATCATGGTCCGATATGATCCGAGCCAGCGTAAAGACCTGGATGCATTGTCAAACCTGAAGATTACATTCCGAAATCAGAATAATGGCCAGATCAGGCAAATTCCGCTCTCCTCCATTGCAAGCATTTCTTATAACAATTCACTGGGTGCTGTAACCCGGAAAAATCTAAAGCGGGTGATTACGCTTTCATCGAATGTGCTGAATGGCTATACACCAACCGAGGTAAATCAGAATATAGGTAATGCAGTTAAAGACTTTAAAATACCGGAAGGTCTTATGATTTCTCAAACAGGTCAGCAGGAAGAACAGGATGAATCACAGAACTTTTTAATGACTGCAATGATGATTTCGCTATGCCTGATCTTTCTTATTCTGGTCACCCAGTTTAATTCTTTCTCAAAACCATTGATCATCCTTTCAGAAATATTGTTCAGCATTATCGGCGTATTGCTTGGTTTTGCAATCTTTAAGATGAAAATTTCTATTGTTATGACAGGTATAGGAATTGTTGGCCTTGCAGGTATTGCAGTGCGCAATGGAATCTTGCTGGTCGAATTTGCCGACGAGTTAAAAGCGCGTGGCTTAAAAACCCGCGATGCAATCATTCAGGCGGGAAAAACGCGCATGACGCCGGTTATTCTCACGGCTAGTGCAACCATGCTGGCGCTTGTTCCTCTTGCGGTAGGATTTAATATTGATTTTGTTTCATTGTTTACCCATTTACAACCGCACATTTATTTTGGCGGAGATAATGTCGCATTTTGGGGACCTCTTTCCTGGACTATTATTTTCGGATTATCCTTTGCCACTTTTCTTACCCTCATCCTGGTGCCATGCATGTACCTGATCGCCTATTCTTTAAAAGTAAAACTAAGCCGCTGGAGAGGTCGCACCTTTGGCATTCGCCCGGCCAAAAAAGTGGAAGAGCCAGAGAATGTTGAAATATTAATTTAG
- a CDS encoding efflux RND transporter periplasmic adaptor subunit, which yields MKKFLLLAGCVIWLVSCQQANTQDPQARLAELKKQQLQISGEITTLQAQIAANDTSGSRQKPKLVAIETLQPGVFQHFLEVQGKVDADENVGVTPQIGGVITNIFVQAGNRVRKGQVLAITDAATLQANIEVTKNSLTLANTLYEKQKSLWDQQIGTEVQYLTAKNQKEAIDKNLNVLQQQMEMTKIKSPIDGTVDEVMAKLGEMATPGRPSFRVVNLSKLKVIADVAERYAGIIKVGDQVTITLKDAGKQITKKITAVSQVIDPNSRSFQIEARLGTEEKELFRPNMIVIAKIGDYSKNNSIAIPINTVQNSEEGKFVFIASNQDGKTVAIKQIITPGMSYGDRIEIVSGLKAGDQLITVGYQDLNNGQLIALDNLATAANTMKQ from the coding sequence ATGAAAAAGTTTTTATTACTCGCTGGCTGTGTAATATGGCTGGTTTCCTGTCAGCAGGCAAATACACAGGACCCACAGGCACGTCTTGCAGAATTAAAAAAACAACAGCTGCAAATCTCCGGGGAGATAACAACATTGCAGGCACAAATTGCTGCTAATGATACCTCCGGATCCAGGCAGAAGCCTAAGCTGGTAGCTATAGAGACACTTCAGCCCGGTGTATTTCAGCATTTTTTGGAAGTGCAGGGAAAGGTTGATGCAGATGAAAATGTAGGTGTAACACCTCAGATAGGAGGTGTGATAACAAATATTTTTGTACAGGCAGGAAACCGTGTTAGGAAAGGACAAGTGCTTGCCATTACGGATGCGGCTACCCTGCAGGCAAATATTGAGGTAACTAAAAACAGCCTTACACTTGCAAACACATTATATGAAAAACAAAAATCATTATGGGATCAGCAAATAGGAACGGAAGTGCAGTACCTGACGGCAAAAAATCAGAAGGAAGCTATAGATAAAAATCTGAATGTGCTGCAGCAGCAAATGGAGATGACTAAAATTAAATCGCCTATTGATGGAACCGTTGATGAAGTGATGGCAAAGCTTGGTGAAATGGCTACGCCGGGCCGGCCATCTTTTCGCGTAGTTAATTTGTCTAAATTAAAAGTAATTGCAGATGTGGCAGAAAGGTATGCCGGAATAATTAAAGTGGGCGATCAGGTTACCATCACCTTAAAGGATGCAGGTAAGCAAATCACTAAAAAAATTACTGCCGTAAGCCAGGTAATTGATCCAAACTCACGATCGTTCCAGATCGAAGCACGCCTTGGAACCGAAGAGAAAGAGCTATTCCGCCCAAACATGATTGTAATAGCAAAAATCGGAGACTATTCAAAAAATAATTCTATAGCTATTCCTATAAATACCGTTCAAAATTCGGAAGAAGGAAAGTTTGTTTTTATAGCCTCTAACCAGGATGGAAAGACTGTAGCCATCAAGCAAATAATAACACCAGGCATGTCTTATGGCGATCGCATCGAAATAGTATCCGGTTTAAAAGCAGGTGACCAGTTAATAACGGTCGGCTACCAGGATCTGAATAACGGACAGTTGATTGCGCTGGATAATTTGGCAACAGCAGCAAATACTATGAAACAATAA